A stretch of the Rosa rugosa chromosome 5, drRosRugo1.1, whole genome shotgun sequence genome encodes the following:
- the LOC133709407 gene encoding cytochrome P450 78A5-like, whose amino-acid sequence MKLFIIANLSILLFWFGASTLTLTLLSFFFYVFLFVLNHYLVPGGSAWSGYRHALKLRGPVGWPVLGSISDQMSALAHRKLAGMAASLDAKRLMVYSLGTRTRVIISSHPETAKQILGGSSFSDRPIKQSARALMFERAIGFAPSGAYWRHLRRLAAVHMFSPKRIAGLEGLRQHLVDRMVVRVEKEMEERRFVGVKGILQEGSLNNIIESVFGLGLEKEGSTDLTLTLHAMVTEGYDLISRFNLEDYFPLRFLDFHGVKRKCHKLAAKVKCVVGQIVEERKRAGDFSGRSDFLSALLALSVEDQLSDSDLVAVLWEMIFRGTDTVAILLEWIMARIALHQDIQAKAQEELDTIVGNHRHVRDSDLSKLPYLQAIVKEVLRVHPPGPLLSWARLAVHDVHVDKVFVPAGTTAMVNMWAITHDPAIWKDPWTFKPERFIEEDVSIMGSDLRLAPFGSGRRVCPGKALGLATVHLWLARLLHQFKWFPAEPVDLSECLMLSMEMKKPLVCRVIPRGGLTSQ is encoded by the exons ATGAAACTCTTCATAATAGCCAACCTCTCCATCCTACTTTTTTGGTTTGGAGCTTCTAccctcactctcactctcctcTCATTCTTCTTCTATGTCTTCCTCTTCGTCCTAAACCACTACCTCGTCCCTGGAGGCTCTGCATGGTCAGGTTACCGCCATGCATTGAAACTCCGGGGACCAGTGGGGTGGCCTGTATTGGGTTCCATATCCGACCAAATGAGCGCTCTTGCTCATCGTAAACTGGCCGGCATGGCAGCTTCGCTGGATGCAAAGAGACTCATGGTGTACAGTCTAGGAACCAGGACACGTGTCATCATTAGCAGCCACCCGGAGACTGCTAAGCAAATCCTAGGAGGGTCTTCCTTTTCCGACCGTCCTATTAAGCAATCCGCTCGAGCACTAATGTTCGAGCGCGCTATAGGGTTTGCTCCTTCCGGCGCGTACTGGCGCCACCTGCGTAGGTTAGCTGCAGTCCACATGTTCTCGCCGAAGAGAATTGCCGGACTGGAAGGGCTAAGGCAGCACCTGGTGGACAGAATGGTCGTGAGAGTGGAGAAGGAGATGGAGGAGAGGAGATTTGTGGGTGTGAAAGGAATATTGCAGGAGGGTTCTCTGAATAACATAATTGAGAGTGTTTTTGGTTTAGGGTTAGAGAAGGAGGGTAGTACTGACTTGACGTTGACTCTGCATGCTATGGTCACAGAAGGGTATGACTTAATTTCTAGGTTTAATTTGGAGGACTATTTTCCTCTGAGGTTCTTGGACTTCCATGGTGTGAAGAGGAAGTGTCACAAATTGGCGGCTAAGGTTAAGTGTGTGGTGGGTCAAATTGTGGAGGAAAGAAAAAGAGCAGGAGATTTCAGTGGTCGGAGTGACTTTCTTAGTGCTTTGCTAGCTTTGTCTGTGGAGGATCAATTAAGTGATTCAGACTTGGTTGCTGTTTTGTGG GAAATGATATTTCGAGGGACAGACACTGTTGCTATACTTCTTGAATGGATTATGGCAAGGATTGCCCTGCACCAAGACATCCAAGCCAAGGCACAAGAAGAGCTTGATACGATCGTTGGGAATCACAGGCACGTGAGGGATTCTGACCTTTCGAAACTGCCGTATCTTCAGGCCATAGTTAAGGAAGTGCTCCGGGTGCACCCTCCGGGCCCATTATTATCTTGGGCTCGTCTGGCCGTGCATGACGTCCACGTCGACAAGGTCTTTGTTCCGGCCGGCACAACGGCCATGGTCAACATGTGGGCTATAACCCATGACCCGGCCATTTGGAAGGACCCTTGGACTTTCAAGCCTGAGCGGTTCATTGAAGAAGATGTGTCGATAATGGGATCGGACCTTAGGCTTGCGCCCTTTGGTTCGGGCCGTAGGGTATGCCCAGGAAAAGCGCTAGGGTTAGCTACAGTGCACTTGTGGCTTGCAAGGCTTTTGCACCAATTCAAGTGGTTTCCGGCGGAGCCTGTAGACCTTTCGGAGTGCTTAATGCTCTCTATGGAAATGAAGAAACCACTCGTCTGCCGCGTTATCCCGCGTGGCGGCCTTACAAGCCAATGA